The following are encoded in a window of Castanea sativa cultivar Marrone di Chiusa Pesio chromosome 9, ASM4071231v1 genomic DNA:
- the LOC142610192 gene encoding DNA topoisomerase 6 subunit A: protein MATSLSTTLSPNNLLHPNTNTSTNLTSTRVLSYQTLRPHPNKTFSLSTRQQCHLVPSAVSGSPGIETSEASEDSSTSLDTVKVFDLNGNGIPISQLWKDRKAVVAFARHFGCVFCRKRADYLASKKDIMDASGVALVIIGPGSVDQAKAFSEQTKFKGEVYADPNHSSYEALEFVSGVLTTFTPKAGLKIIQLYMEGYRQDWKLSFEKDTVSRGGWYQGGIIVAGPGKSNISYIHKVIKSRVLSDTLKPDSAILKILKDFTAATAAASSSSSKTLTLADIDIDAKCREVSELNLLSVQSEIESQILKIARSILAGNGFGFDVPSRSATNQLYVPELDRIVLKDKTTLRPYANISTVRKTTITTRIIQLVHQLCAKNIHVTKRDLFYTDVKLFQDQSQSDTVLDDVSCILGCTRSSLNVIAAEKGVVVGRLIFSDNGDMIDCTKMGMGGKAIPPNIDRVGDMQSDALFILLVEKDAAYMRLAEDRFYNRFPCVIITAKGQPDVATRLFLRKMKMELKLPVLALVDSDPYGLKILSVYGCGSKNMSYDSSNLTTPDIKWLGVRPSDLDKYKIPEQCRLPMTDQDIKTGKDLLEEDFVKKNPGWVEELSLMVKTKQKAEIQALSTFGFQYLSEVYLPLKLQQQDWL, encoded by the exons ATGGCGACTTCTCTGTCTACCACACTCTCCCCCAACAATCTTCTCCACCCCAACACCAACACCAGCACCAATCTCACTTCAACACGTGTGCTATCGTATCAAACTCTCAGGCCGCACCCCAACAAAACTTTCAGTCTCTCGACTCGGCAGCAGTGCCACCTCGTACCTTCCGCTGTGTCTGGTTCTCCCG GGATTGAAACTTCGGAGGCGAGTGAAGATAGCTCAACTTCACTTGATACGGTGAAAGTCTTCGATTTAAATGGAAATGGGATTCCAATTTCTCAACTCTGGAAAGATAGGAAAGCTGTTGTTGCTTTTGCTCGCCATTTCGG ATGTGTCTTTTGCCGCAAACGGGCTGATTATCTTGCCTCCAAGAAG GATATCATGGATGCATCTGGTGTGGCACTAGTTATAATTGGACCTGGCAGCGTTGATCAG GCAAAAGCATTTTCTGAGCAAACAAAATTCAAGGGAG AAGTCTATGCAGATCCTAACCACTCATCATATGAGGCACTGGAATTTGTTTCTGGGGTTTTAACTACATTTACTCCCAAA GCAGGTCTCAAGATAATTCAATTGTACATGGAAGGTTATCGACAAGACTGGAAGCTTTCATTTGAAAAGGACACTGTGAGCAGAGGTGGCTGGTAT CAAGGGGGGATTATAGTTGCAGGTCCTGGGAAAAGTAACATCTCATACATTCATAAGGTAATAAA AAGTAGAGTTTTGAGT GACACACTAAAACCCGACTCCGCCATCCTCAAAATCCTGAAAGACTTCACCGCAGCCACCGCCGCCgcatcctcctcctcctccaaaaccctaaccctagccGACATCGACATAGACGCCAAATGCCGCGAAGTCTCCGAGCTCAACCTCCTCTCCGTCCAGTCCGAGATCGAGTCCCAAATCCTCAAAATCGCCCGCTCCATCCTCGCCGGCAACGGCTTCGGCTTCGACGTCCCGTCCCGCTCCGCCACGAACCAGCTCTACGTCCCCGAGCTCGACCGCATCGTGTTAAAAGACAAAACTACCCTCCGCCCTTACGCCAACATCTCCACCGTCCGCaaaaccaccatcaccacccGAATCATCCAGCTCGTCCACCAGCTCTGCGCCAAGAACATCCACGTCACCAAGCGTGACCTCTTCTACACCGACGTCAAGCTCTTCCAAGACCAATCGCAATCCGACACCGTCCTCGACGACGTCTCCTGTATTCTCGGCTGCACTCGATCGAGCCTCAACGTGATCGCCGCCGAGAAAGGCGTCGTCGTCGGGAGGCTGATTTTCAGTGACAATGGTGATATGATTGATTGCACGAAGATGGGAATGGGCGGGAAGGCGATACCGCCTAATATTGATCGAGTTGGGGATATGCAGAGTGATGCTCTGTTCATTCTCTTGGTTGAGAAGGATGCTGCTTATATGAGATTAGCTGAGGATCGGTTTTATAATCGATTTCCGTGTGTAATTATCACGGCGAAAGGCCAGCCTGATGTGGCTACTAGGTTGTTTTTGAGGAAAATGAAGATGGAGTTGAAGCTTCCTGTTCTTGCTCTTGTGGATAGTGATCCTTATGGGTTGAAGATTTTGTCGGTTTACGGGTGTGGTTCGAAGAATATGTCTTATGATAGTTCGAATTTGACTACGCCGGATATTAAGTGGTTAGGGGTTAGGCCGAGTGATTTGGATAAGTATAAGATACCGGAGCAGTGTAGGTTGCCGATGACTGACCAGGATATTAAGACTGGGAAGGATTTGTTGGAGGAGGATTTCGTGAAGAAGAATCCCGGGTGGGTTGAGGAGTTGAGTTTGATGGTGAAGACGAAGCAGAAGGCGGAAATTCAGGCGCTGAGTACCTTCGGGTTTCAGTACTTGTCTGAGGTTTACTTGCCACTGAAGCTGCAGCAGCAGGATTGgctgtga